In Helianthus annuus cultivar XRQ/B chromosome 9, HanXRQr2.0-SUNRISE, whole genome shotgun sequence, the following are encoded in one genomic region:
- the LOC110875232 gene encoding disease resistance protein RUN1-like has translation MLRHNVVQRMVEEEKRAVEENEKLRKMLLKKPKQREEKGITTYKDDEKIKKGKRINDQLIRSIEDSRIYIIVFSKNYASSSWCLDELVKIMEYHKTTGRTAYSVFFNVEPTEVRHQSGAIKEAFAKHEKDEAAEIWRDAMKEAADLAGRELKTTCDGHEAKFIQQIVQDISLELRFVNSNSSNDGKLIGMETSVKDVISNLKDTSVNVHMIGTLGIGGGGKTTLARAVFDHISDSFEGKSFVENVREVSKGSGMKVLQEQILKDVLNDQSLGVTGVYEGVNMMKKLMGSKKLLVVLDDVDDTEQLEALAGEHTWFKSGSTIIITTRDEHVLVAHGVNFIHHVM, from the exons atGTTAAGACATAATGTTGTGCAGAGGATGGTTGAAGAGGAAAAGCGTGCAGTCGAAGAGAATGAAAAGCTTaggaagatgttactgaagaagcCTAAGCAAAGGGAAGAAAA AGGCATTACCACTTACAAAGACGATGAAAAAATCAAGAAAGGGAAAAGGATCAATGATCAGCTCATCAGATCCATAGAAGACTCAAGAATATACATCATTGTTTTCTCCAAGAACTATGCGTCTTCATCGTGGTGCTTAGACGAGCTCGTCAAGATCATGGAGTACCACAAAACAACCGGGCGGACTGCTTACTCTGTTTTCTTTAATGTGGAACCCACCGAAGTCCGCCACCAAAGTGGGGCAATCAAAGAAGCTTTTGCCAAACATGAAAAGGATGAGGCTGCTGAAATATGGAGAGATGCTATGAAAGAAGCAGCCGATTTGGCTGGGAGAGAGTTGAAGACGACCTGTGATGG GCATGAAGCCAAGTTTATCCAACAAATTGTTCAAGACATTTCACTAGAGTTGCGTTTCGTGAATTCAAATTCGAGCAATGATGGAAAATTAATAGGCATGGAGACCAGTGTAAAGGATGTAATTTCAAATTTAAAAGATACTTCTGTTAATGTTCACATGATAGGGACCCTGGGGATTGGAGGTGGCGGAAAGACGACTTTGGCCAGAGCTGTTTTTGATCATATATCTGATTCATTTGAAGGTAAAAGCTTTGTTGAGAATGTCAGAGAAGTTTCAAAGGGCTCTGGTATGAAGGTATTGCAAGAGCAGATCCTAAAAGATGTGTTAAATGATCAAAGCCTTGGTGTAACAGGCGTTTATGAAGGGGTAAACATGATGAAAAAATTGATGGGTAGTAAAAAGCTACTTGTTGTTTTAGATGATGTGGATGATACCGAGCAGCTTGAGGCGTTAGCAGGTGAGCATACTTGGTTTAAGTCAGGAAgtacaatcatcatcacaacaAGAGATGAGCATGTGTTGGTAGCCCACGGAGTGAACTTTATTCATCATGTGATGTAG